The Thermus islandicus DSM 21543 genome window below encodes:
- a CDS encoding GTP-binding protein: protein MAKGEFVRTKPHVNVGTIGHVDHGKTTLTAALTFVAAAENPNVEVKDYGDIDKAPEERARGITINTAHVEYETAKRHYSHVDCPGHADYIKNMITGAAQMD, encoded by the coding sequence ATGGCGAAGGGCGAGTTTGTACGGACGAAGCCTCACGTGAACGTGGGGACGATTGGGCACGTGGACCACGGGAAGACGACGTTGACGGCGGCTTTGACCTTTGTGGCGGCGGCGGAGAACCCGAATGTGGAGGTGAAGGACTACGGGGACATTGACAAGGCGCCGGAGGAGCGGGCCCGTGGGATTACGATCAATACGGCGCATGTGGAGTACGAGACGGCGAAGCGGCACTATTCGCACGTGGACTGCCCGGGTCACGCGGACTACATCAAGAACATGATCACGGGTGCGGCGCAGATGGACG
- the fusA gene encoding elongation factor G codes for MAVKVEYDLKRLRNIGIAAHIDAGKTTTTERILYYTGKIHKIGEVHEGAATMDFMEQERERGITITAAVTTCFWKGHRINIIDTPGHVDFTIEVERSMRVLDGAIVVFDSSQGVEPQSETVWRQAEKYKVPRIAFANKMDKTGADLWLVIRTMQERLGARPVVMQLPIGREDTFSGIIDVLRMKAYTYGNDLGTDIREIPIPEEYLPQAREYHEKLVEAAADFDEGVMLKYLEGEEPSEEELVAALRKGTIDIKITPVFLGSALKNKGVQLLLDAVVDYLPSPLDIPPIRGTTPEGEEVEIHPDPDGPLAALAFKIMADPYVGRLTFIRVYSGTLTSGSYVYNTTKGRKERVARLLRMHANHREEVEELKAGDLGAVVGLKETITGDTLVGEDAPRVVLESIEVPEPVIDVAIEPKTKADQDKLSQALARLAEEDPTFRVSTHPETGQTIISGMGELHLEIIVDRLKREFKVDAHVGKPQVAYRETITKPVDVEGKFIRQTGGRGQYGHVKIKAEPLPRGSGFEFVNAIVGGVIPKEYIPAVQKGIEEAMQSGPLIGFPVVDVKVTLYDGSYHEVDSSEMAFKIAGSMAIKEAVQKGDPVILEPIMRVEVTTPEEYMGDVIGDLNSRRGQILGMEPRGNAQVIRAFVPLAEMFGYATDLRSKTQGRGSFVMFFDHYQEVPRQIQEKLIKGQ; via the coding sequence ATGGCGGTTAAGGTGGAGTACGATCTAAAGAGGCTCCGGAACATCGGCATCGCCGCCCACATTGACGCCGGTAAGACCACCACCACCGAGCGCATCCTCTACTACACCGGCAAGATTCACAAGATCGGCGAGGTCCACGAGGGCGCGGCCACCATGGATTTCATGGAGCAGGAGAGGGAGCGGGGCATCACCATCACCGCCGCCGTGACCACCTGCTTCTGGAAGGGGCACCGCATCAACATCATAGATACCCCGGGCCACGTGGACTTCACCATTGAGGTGGAGCGCTCCATGCGGGTTCTGGACGGGGCCATCGTGGTCTTTGATTCCAGCCAGGGGGTGGAGCCCCAGTCCGAGACCGTCTGGCGCCAGGCGGAGAAGTACAAGGTCCCCCGCATCGCCTTTGCCAACAAGATGGACAAGACGGGGGCCGACCTATGGCTCGTGATCCGCACCATGCAGGAGCGCCTGGGGGCGAGGCCCGTGGTGATGCAGCTCCCCATCGGCCGGGAGGACACCTTCTCGGGGATCATTGACGTCCTAAGGATGAAGGCCTACACCTACGGCAACGACCTGGGCACCGACATCCGCGAGATCCCCATCCCCGAGGAGTACCTGCCCCAGGCCCGGGAGTACCACGAGAAGCTGGTGGAGGCCGCGGCCGACTTTGACGAGGGGGTGATGCTCAAGTACCTCGAGGGCGAGGAGCCCAGCGAGGAGGAATTGGTGGCCGCCCTCCGCAAGGGCACCATTGACATCAAGATCACCCCCGTGTTCCTGGGATCCGCCCTGAAGAACAAGGGCGTCCAGCTTCTTCTGGACGCGGTGGTGGACTACCTGCCCTCCCCCTTGGACATTCCCCCCATCCGGGGCACCACCCCTGAGGGGGAGGAGGTGGAGATCCATCCCGACCCCGACGGGCCCTTGGCGGCCTTGGCCTTCAAGATCATGGCCGACCCCTACGTGGGCCGCCTCACCTTCATCCGCGTCTACTCCGGCACCCTCACCTCGGGCTCCTACGTTTACAACACCACCAAGGGCCGGAAGGAGCGGGTGGCCCGGCTTCTTCGCATGCATGCCAACCACCGCGAGGAGGTGGAGGAGCTGAAGGCGGGGGACCTCGGGGCGGTGGTGGGCCTCAAGGAGACCATCACCGGGGACACCCTGGTGGGCGAGGACGCTCCCCGGGTGGTCCTGGAGTCCATTGAGGTGCCCGAGCCGGTCATTGACGTGGCCATTGAGCCCAAGACCAAGGCGGACCAGGACAAGCTTTCCCAGGCCCTGGCCCGCCTGGCGGAGGAGGACCCCACCTTCCGCGTCTCCACCCACCCCGAGACCGGCCAGACCATCATCTCCGGGATGGGCGAGCTCCACCTGGAGATCATCGTGGACCGGCTGAAGCGGGAGTTCAAGGTGGACGCCCACGTGGGCAAGCCCCAGGTGGCCTACCGCGAGACCATCACCAAGCCCGTGGACGTGGAGGGCAAGTTCATCCGCCAGACGGGCGGGCGCGGCCAGTACGGCCATGTGAAGATCAAGGCCGAGCCCCTGCCTCGAGGCTCCGGCTTTGAGTTCGTGAACGCCATCGTGGGCGGGGTGATCCCCAAGGAGTACATCCCCGCGGTCCAGAAGGGGATTGAGGAGGCCATGCAGTCGGGGCCTCTCATCGGATTCCCTGTGGTGGACGTCAAGGTCACCCTCTACGACGGCTCCTACCACGAGGTGGACTCCTCGGAGATGGCCTTCAAGATCGCCGGCTCCATGGCCATCAAGGAGGCGGTGCAGAAGGGGGACCCGGTGATCCTCGAGCCCATCATGCGGGTGGAGGTCACCACCCCCGAGGAGTACATGGGGGACGTGATCGGCGACCTGAACTCCCGCCGGGGCCAGATCCTGGGCATGGAACCCCGCGGCAACGCCCAGGTGATCCGGGCCTTCGTGCCCTTGGCGGAGATGTTCGGCTACGCTACCGACCTGCGCTCCAAGACCCAGGGCCGGGGCTCCTTCGTCATGTTCTTTGACCACTACCAGGAGGTTCCCCGGCAGATCCAGGAGAAGCTCATCAAGGGCCAATAG
- the rpsG gene encoding 30S ribosomal protein S7, whose translation MRRRRAEVRPIQPDLVYGDVVVSAFINKIMREGKKNLAARIFYEACRIIQEKTGQEPLKVFKQAVENVKPRMEVRSRRVGGANYQVPMEVSPRRQQSLALRWLVQAANARSERGAAVRIAHELMDAAEGKGGAVKKKEDVERMAEANRAYAHYRW comes from the coding sequence ATGCGGAGAAGAAGAGCAGAGGTACGCCCGATCCAGCCCGACCTGGTCTACGGGGATGTGGTGGTCTCGGCCTTCATCAACAAGATCATGCGGGAGGGCAAGAAGAACCTGGCCGCCCGCATCTTCTACGAGGCCTGCCGCATCATCCAGGAGAAGACGGGCCAGGAGCCCCTCAAGGTCTTTAAGCAGGCGGTGGAGAACGTGAAGCCCAGGATGGAGGTCCGTTCCCGCCGCGTGGGTGGGGCCAACTACCAGGTGCCCATGGAGGTCTCCCCCCGTAGGCAACAGTCCCTGGCCCTCCGCTGGCTGGTCCAGGCGGCCAACGCCCGCTCCGAGCGGGGCGCGGCGGTGCGCATCGCCCACGAGCTCATGGACGCCGCTGAGGGCAAGGGCGGGGCGGTGAAGAAGAAGGAGGACGTGGAGCGCATGGCCGAGGCCAACCGCGCCTACGCCCACTACCGGTGGTGA
- the rpsL gene encoding 30S ribosomal protein S12, with protein MVALPTINQLVRRGREKVQKKSKVPALKGSPFRRGVCTVVRTVTPKKPNSALRKVAKVRLTSGYEVTAYIPGEGHNLQEHSVVLVRGGRVKDLPGVRYHIVRGVYDTQGVKDRKKSRSKYGTKKPKETKGAAPAKKK; from the coding sequence GTGGTGGCACTGCCGACGATCAACCAGCTGGTACGAAGGGGCCGCGAGAAGGTCCAGAAGAAGAGCAAGGTTCCGGCCTTGAAGGGATCCCCCTTCCGCCGGGGGGTGTGCACCGTGGTGCGCACCGTGACCCCGAAGAAGCCGAACTCCGCCCTCCGCAAGGTGGCCAAGGTGCGCCTCACCTCCGGTTACGAGGTCACCGCCTACATCCCCGGCGAGGGGCACAACCTTCAGGAGCACTCCGTGGTCCTGGTCCGGGGTGGCCGTGTGAAGGACCTCCCTGGCGTGCGCTACCACATCGTCCGCGGGGTTTACGACACCCAGGGCGTGAAGGACCGGAAGAAGAGCCGCTCCAAGTACGGGACCAAGAAGCCCAAGGAGACCAAGGGCGCGGCCCCGGCCAAGAAGAAGTAG
- a CDS encoding type II toxin-antitoxin system RatA family toxin, producing the protein MPEVHVERFLPFPPEKVYPLAKDLEGLKPFLPDIKTLRVLGREGNRTRTEWVGVAMGKKVRWIEEEEWDDVHLRNRFWSPEGDFDRYEGTWVFLPENGGTRVVLDLTYELTLPLFGSLLKQLVHKLMEENAASLLKGLEDRVRAG; encoded by the coding sequence ATGCCCGAAGTCCATGTGGAGCGCTTCCTCCCCTTCCCGCCGGAAAAGGTCTACCCCTTGGCCAAGGACCTCGAGGGCCTGAAGCCCTTCCTCCCCGACATAAAGACCCTGCGGGTCCTCGGGCGGGAGGGGAACCGCACCCGCACGGAGTGGGTCGGGGTGGCCATGGGGAAGAAGGTGCGCTGGATAGAGGAGGAGGAGTGGGACGACGTCCACCTCCGCAACCGCTTCTGGTCTCCCGAAGGGGACTTTGACCGCTACGAAGGGACCTGGGTCTTCCTCCCGGAAAACGGGGGAACCCGGGTCGTCTTGGACCTCACCTACGAGCTCACCCTACCCCTCTTCGGTTCCCTGCTCAAGCAGCTGGTCCACAAGCTCATGGAGGAAAACGCCGCCTCCCTCCTCAAGGGCCTGGAGGATCGGGTACGGGCGGGGTAG
- a CDS encoding stage V sporulation protein S, with amino-acid sequence METLRVSSKSRPNSVAGAIAALLRTKGEVEVQAIGPQAVNQAVKAIAIARGYIAPDNLDLVVKPAFVKLELENEERTALKFSIKAHPLES; translated from the coding sequence GTGGAAACGCTGCGCGTCTCTTCCAAGTCCCGCCCCAACTCCGTGGCCGGCGCCATTGCGGCGCTTCTGCGCACCAAGGGCGAGGTGGAGGTCCAGGCCATCGGGCCCCAAGCGGTGAACCAGGCGGTGAAGGCCATCGCCATCGCCCGGGGCTACATCGCTCCCGACAACCTGGACCTGGTGGTCAAGCCCGCCTTCGTCAAGCTGGAGTTGGAGAACGAGGAGCGCACCGCCCTCAAGTTCAGCATCAAAGCCCACCCCTTGGAGTCTTGA
- a CDS encoding RsmB/NOP family class I SAM-dependent RNA methyltransferase — MKAPSPRGLALALLLEVERGGRSQLLLDRALDRVGWPEREKAYVTHLVYGVLRRLRLLDHLLEPHLEAPKKLPPEVRWILRLGAFEWLCGKPGHARVSPWVEEAKRRYPPLAGLVNAVLRRLGPREAPECVRLSLPDWLCEAWRGFFGEVGFAEGFNEPAPLFVTAYRPLDLRPGPIPDSYVWEGPKADFPALGLQPQNPASLFAAQLLKPKPGEKVLDLCGGAGLKAFYLAAKGARVVSYDQNRKRQEAGARTARRLGLEVAYRTQDLRVPLSERAGKVLLDAPCTGTGTLRAHPELRYRLRPEDPGEMAALQLALLETAARATEEGGVLVYAVCSLTEAEGEGVARTFLERHPEFRPEPIACPLPTLREGLGTYVAPREGLDGFYYLRLRRVDSRA; from the coding sequence TTGAAGGCCCCATCCCCCAGGGGGCTGGCCCTGGCCCTGCTCCTCGAGGTGGAGCGGGGGGGCCGCTCCCAGCTTCTCCTGGACCGGGCCCTGGACCGGGTGGGCTGGCCGGAGCGGGAAAAAGCCTACGTCACCCACCTGGTGTACGGCGTCCTCCGCCGCCTGAGGCTCTTGGACCACCTCCTGGAACCCCACCTCGAGGCGCCCAAGAAGCTTCCCCCCGAGGTGCGCTGGATCCTCCGCCTAGGAGCTTTTGAGTGGCTTTGCGGCAAGCCGGGCCACGCCCGGGTAAGCCCCTGGGTGGAGGAGGCCAAGCGCCGTTACCCCCCGTTGGCGGGCCTGGTCAACGCCGTGCTCCGCCGCCTGGGCCCGCGGGAAGCCCCAGAGTGCGTGCGCCTCTCCCTGCCCGACTGGCTCTGCGAGGCCTGGCGGGGCTTTTTCGGGGAAGTGGGCTTCGCCGAGGGCTTCAACGAGCCCGCTCCCCTCTTCGTCACCGCCTATAGGCCCCTGGACCTGAGGCCAGGCCCCATCCCGGACAGCTACGTCTGGGAGGGCCCCAAGGCCGACTTTCCCGCCCTGGGCCTCCAGCCCCAAAACCCCGCCTCCCTCTTCGCCGCCCAGCTCCTTAAGCCCAAGCCCGGGGAAAAGGTCTTGGACCTCTGCGGGGGAGCGGGCCTTAAAGCCTTCTACTTGGCGGCCAAGGGAGCCCGGGTAGTCTCCTACGACCAAAACCGGAAGCGCCAGGAGGCGGGGGCAAGGACGGCGAGGAGGCTGGGCCTGGAGGTGGCCTACCGGACCCAGGACCTGCGGGTTCCCCTTTCCGAAAGGGCCGGGAAGGTGCTTCTGGATGCGCCCTGCACGGGCACAGGAACGCTGCGCGCCCACCCCGAGCTCCGCTACCGCCTCCGCCCGGAAGACCCTGGGGAGATGGCGGCCCTCCAGCTCGCCCTCCTGGAGACGGCGGCCCGGGCCACGGAGGAAGGGGGGGTTTTGGTCTACGCGGTCTGCTCCCTCACGGAGGCGGAGGGGGAGGGGGTGGCCCGGACCTTCCTAGAGCGGCATCCGGAGTTCCGGCCCGAACCCATCGCCTGCCCCCTGCCCACGCTCCGGGAGGGCCTGGGGACCTACGTGGCCCCCCGGGAGGGCCTGGACGGGTTTTATTACCTCCGCCTGCGGAGGGTAGACTCTAGGGCATGA
- the proC gene encoding pyrroline-5-carboxylate reductase, translating to MKLVFLGLGKMGRSILKGALSRGFLRLEEVGVVGRTPERAQELAEAFGIRPVSLEELPQAERVLLAVQPRDFPHLAPEVAHPGLGYLSIMAGVSTAVLARRLGTRRVVRAMPNLAAAIGESSTALTAPKEAREAGDLDFARALFATVGDVYEIPEHLFDPFTAMSASAPAYLAVVAEALADAGVKMGMPRALALRLAAEALAATGELLKTRHPAQLKDEVASPGGTTIHGLHALEARALRAAFYEAVEAATRRGHELGEAE from the coding sequence ATGAAGCTGGTCTTCCTGGGCCTCGGCAAGATGGGCCGGAGCATCCTGAAGGGGGCCCTCTCCCGGGGCTTCCTTCGCCTCGAGGAGGTGGGGGTGGTGGGGCGCACCCCCGAGCGCGCCCAGGAGCTGGCCGAGGCCTTCGGCATACGGCCCGTGTCCCTGGAGGAGCTTCCCCAGGCGGAGCGGGTCCTGCTCGCCGTCCAGCCCCGGGACTTTCCCCACCTGGCCCCGGAGGTGGCCCACCCCGGGTTGGGGTACCTCTCCATCATGGCCGGGGTGTCCACGGCGGTCCTGGCGCGCAGGCTGGGCACCCGGCGGGTGGTGCGGGCCATGCCCAACCTGGCGGCGGCCATCGGGGAAAGCTCCACGGCCCTGACCGCGCCCAAGGAGGCCAGGGAGGCGGGGGACCTGGACTTCGCCCGGGCCCTCTTCGCCACCGTGGGGGACGTGTACGAGATCCCCGAGCACCTCTTTGACCCCTTCACCGCCATGTCCGCCTCCGCCCCCGCCTACCTGGCGGTGGTGGCCGAGGCCCTGGCGGACGCCGGGGTGAAGATGGGGATGCCCCGGGCCTTGGCCCTCCGCCTGGCGGCAGAGGCCCTGGCGGCCACAGGGGAGCTCCTCAAGACCCGCCACCCGGCCCAGCTCAAGGACGAGGTGGCCAGCCCAGGGGGGACCACCATCCACGGCCTGCACGCCCTCGAGGCCCGGGCCCTCCGCGCCGCCTTCTACGAGGCGGTGGAGGCGGCCACGCGGCGGGGGCACGAGCTCGGGGAGGCGGAATGA
- a CDS encoding glycosyltransferase family 2 protein, with protein MQATVLIPAYNEEATIARVVQVALEAGFPVVVADDGSLDRTAEEAERARARVVRLPANRGKGGAVAEGLKAVETPFVILLDADLLGLAPHHLKALLSPVARGEAEMAVGFFQGGRLATDLAMRLTPFLSGQRALRTGDLKGVPGLERARYDLELLLTRHAQRRGWRVRYLPLFGVSQVMKEEKRGLLKGFLHRLRMYGELLRYPFKGG; from the coding sequence ATGCAGGCCACGGTCCTCATCCCCGCCTACAACGAGGAGGCCACCATCGCCCGGGTGGTCCAGGTGGCCCTAGAGGCGGGCTTTCCCGTGGTGGTGGCGGACGACGGCTCCCTGGACCGCACCGCAGAGGAGGCGGAGAGGGCCCGCGCCCGGGTGGTCCGCCTTCCCGCGAACCGCGGCAAGGGCGGGGCCGTGGCCGAGGGGCTGAAGGCGGTGGAGACCCCCTTCGTGATCCTCCTGGACGCGGATCTCCTGGGGCTTGCGCCCCACCACCTTAAGGCCCTCCTCTCCCCCGTGGCCCGGGGAGAGGCGGAGATGGCCGTGGGCTTTTTCCAGGGCGGGCGGCTGGCCACGGACCTGGCCATGCGCCTCACCCCCTTCCTCTCAGGGCAGCGGGCCCTGCGCACGGGGGACCTGAAGGGCGTGCCTGGGCTGGAGCGGGCCCGTTACGACCTGGAGCTTCTTCTCACCCGCCACGCCCAAAGGCGGGGCTGGCGGGTGCGCTACCTGCCCCTTTTCGGGGTGAGCCAGGTGATGAAGGAGGAGAAGCGGGGCCTTCTCAAGGGGTTCCTCCACCGCCTGCGCATGTACGGCGAGCTCCTCCGCTACCCCTTCAAGGGGGGGTGA
- a CDS encoding M50 family metallopeptidase — translation MSLIWFLVLIGVSVFVHELGHYLAAKAQGVRVKAFSLGFGPVLWRRQAWGTEWRLSAIPLGGYADIEGLLPEERGRGYDALPFWGKLLVLLMGVVMNVLLAWGLLAYLFSAQGVPEATGRAVVLEVLPGSVAERAGLRPGDLLVAVDGRPLRRPQELERLKVPGPHAFTVLREGREVSLRLTWQEGMGKLGVVYQPEVRFRRVDFPSGALLAAHRILAFGPEMVRALVGGLLGVLSGKPDSGVVGPVGLVAETGRAAQEGVFRFLELAVAVNLSLALFNLLPIPALDGGRILLLVLSRFFRIRPEQEAAVHYLGFLFLLLLVLLVTFQDLRRLLGG, via the coding sequence ATGAGCCTGATTTGGTTTCTGGTCCTCATTGGCGTGAGTGTCTTCGTCCATGAGCTGGGCCACTACCTGGCCGCCAAGGCCCAAGGGGTGAGGGTCAAGGCCTTCAGCCTGGGCTTCGGCCCCGTCCTATGGCGCAGGCAGGCCTGGGGCACGGAGTGGCGCCTTTCCGCCATCCCCCTGGGGGGGTATGCGGACATCGAGGGCCTCCTCCCCGAGGAGCGGGGCCGGGGGTACGACGCCCTGCCCTTTTGGGGCAAGCTCCTCGTCCTCCTCATGGGGGTGGTCATGAACGTCCTCCTGGCCTGGGGCCTGCTCGCCTACCTCTTCAGCGCCCAGGGGGTGCCCGAGGCCACCGGTCGGGCCGTGGTCCTGGAGGTTCTGCCGGGAAGCGTGGCGGAGCGTGCCGGGCTGAGGCCGGGGGACCTCCTGGTGGCGGTGGACGGAAGGCCCCTCCGCCGCCCCCAGGAACTGGAGCGCCTCAAGGTGCCGGGTCCTCACGCCTTCACCGTGCTCCGGGAGGGGAGGGAGGTGTCCCTTCGCCTCACCTGGCAGGAGGGCATGGGGAAGCTCGGGGTGGTGTACCAGCCCGAGGTGCGCTTCCGCCGGGTGGACTTCCCCTCGGGGGCCCTGCTCGCGGCGCACCGCATCCTGGCCTTCGGCCCCGAGATGGTGCGGGCCTTGGTGGGCGGGCTTTTGGGGGTGCTCTCGGGGAAGCCGGACAGCGGGGTGGTGGGTCCCGTAGGCCTGGTGGCGGAGACCGGCCGGGCGGCCCAGGAGGGGGTCTTCCGCTTCCTGGAGCTCGCCGTGGCCGTCAACCTTTCCCTGGCCCTCTTCAACCTCCTGCCCATCCCCGCCCTGGACGGGGGGCGGATCCTCCTTTTGGTCCTTTCCCGGTTCTTCCGCATCCGCCCTGAGCAGGAGGCCGCGGTCCACTACCTGGGCTTTCTCTTCCTCCTCCTCCTGGTCCTATTGGTCACCTTCCAGGACCTCCGGAGGCTCTTGGGAGGCTGA
- the dxr gene encoding 1-deoxy-D-xylulose-5-phosphate reductoisomerase, with translation MKRVVILGSTGSIGRQALEVCRWRGYRVVGLAAGKNLEVLGQQIAEWRPLRVAADEGLHGELKARFPGVELSTPEEVAALEAEVAVAAIPGLAGLPPTRAAVATGKRVALANKEAMVAAGPLLWEEARASGAEILPVDSEHSALFQALQGERREDVAELILTASGGPFLRGPSDLSQVTPEMALNHPRWRMGPKVTVDSATLFNKGLEALEAKELFRFSLERIRVLIHPQAYVHGLVRFVDGSLKAQLGPADMRLFLQYALAYPERAETPLKDLPVPGVLEFLEPDLERFPALAVAYAAGRRGGVAQVAVSAADEVAVEAFLAGRIPFTRIPEVLAKVLENTPDLPLTWENLFAVDAWAREEAKRWA, from the coding sequence ATGAAAAGGGTGGTGATCCTGGGTTCCACGGGCTCCATCGGCCGGCAGGCCCTGGAGGTCTGCCGCTGGCGGGGCTACCGGGTGGTGGGCCTGGCCGCTGGGAAGAACCTAGAGGTCCTTGGCCAGCAGATCGCCGAGTGGCGGCCCTTGCGGGTGGCGGCGGACGAGGGCCTTCACGGGGAGCTTAAGGCGCGCTTTCCCGGGGTTGAACTCTCCACCCCCGAGGAGGTGGCTGCCCTCGAGGCGGAGGTGGCCGTGGCCGCCATCCCGGGGCTCGCCGGGCTCCCCCCCACCCGGGCGGCCGTGGCCACGGGGAAGCGGGTGGCCCTGGCCAACAAGGAGGCCATGGTGGCGGCGGGGCCCCTGCTTTGGGAGGAGGCCCGCGCCAGCGGGGCCGAGATCCTCCCCGTGGACTCCGAGCACTCCGCCCTCTTCCAGGCCCTCCAGGGGGAGCGGAGGGAGGACGTGGCCGAGCTCATCCTCACCGCCAGCGGGGGGCCCTTTCTCCGGGGTCCCTCGGACCTCTCCCAGGTTACCCCGGAGATGGCCCTGAACCACCCCCGCTGGCGCATGGGCCCCAAGGTCACCGTGGACTCCGCCACCCTCTTCAATAAGGGGCTGGAGGCCCTCGAGGCCAAGGAGCTCTTCCGCTTTTCCCTGGAAAGGATCCGCGTCCTTATCCACCCCCAGGCCTATGTCCACGGCCTGGTGCGGTTTGTGGACGGAAGCCTGAAGGCCCAGCTCGGGCCTGCGGACATGCGCCTCTTCCTCCAGTATGCCCTGGCCTACCCTGAGCGGGCGGAAACTCCCCTAAAGGACCTTCCCGTTCCCGGGGTTCTGGAATTTTTGGAGCCCGACCTGGAGCGTTTCCCCGCCCTGGCCGTGGCCTATGCCGCGGGAAGGCGGGGAGGGGTGGCCCAGGTGGCGGTTTCCGCTGCGGACGAGGTAGCGGTGGAGGCTTTTCTGGCGGGGAGGATCCCCTTCACCCGCATCCCTGAGGTGCTGGCCAAGGTCCTGGAAAACACCCCGGACCTGCCCCTAACATGGGAGAACCTCTTCGCCGTGGACGCCTGGGCCCGGGAGGAGGCCAAGAGGTGGGCATGA
- a CDS encoding phosphatidate cytidylyltransferase, translated as MRDDLPLRVASSLVGAALLLLVLWGGLPLILPTLLLVLWIGGLELRDMLARRGVALNLPLLVGGGSLLFFLSLPQLYWHFPQVPWREVALGLFLMGSFSYELLKGADLARFAFTLLAFLYLPWSLGYVLLLREVPNTALGLWTLSLPIVASFATDIGAYFAGRFFGRRKLAPEISPGKTLEGSLGGILFSFLALVVYTGAVREVFPFGLLELWLFSLLLSLAAQLGDLAESMLKRYCGVKDSGQFLPGHGGLLDRIDSLLFTFPLTYFLVVLFT; from the coding sequence GTGAGGGACGACCTTCCCCTGAGGGTGGCCTCCTCCTTGGTGGGGGCAGCCCTCCTCCTCCTCGTCCTGTGGGGCGGCCTTCCCCTGATCCTCCCCACCCTCCTGCTGGTCCTCTGGATCGGCGGGCTGGAGCTTCGGGACATGCTGGCCCGCCGAGGGGTGGCCCTGAACCTGCCCTTGCTCGTGGGCGGGGGGAGCCTTCTCTTTTTCCTTTCCCTTCCCCAGCTCTACTGGCACTTTCCCCAGGTGCCCTGGCGGGAGGTGGCCTTGGGGCTTTTCCTGATGGGGAGCTTCAGCTATGAGCTTCTGAAGGGGGCCGACCTTGCCCGCTTTGCCTTCACCCTCCTTGCCTTCCTCTACCTGCCCTGGAGCCTGGGGTACGTCCTCCTCCTTAGGGAGGTGCCCAACACCGCCCTGGGGCTTTGGACCCTCTCCCTCCCCATCGTGGCGAGCTTCGCTACCGATATCGGGGCCTACTTCGCCGGCCGCTTCTTCGGCCGGAGGAAGCTTGCCCCCGAGATCAGCCCGGGAAAGACCCTGGAGGGCTCCTTGGGGGGCATCCTCTTCAGCTTTCTTGCCCTGGTGGTCTACACGGGGGCGGTGCGGGAGGTCTTCCCCTTTGGCCTTTTGGAGCTTTGGCTCTTCAGCCTCCTCCTCTCCCTGGCGGCCCAGCTTGGGGACCTGGCGGAGTCCATGCTGAAGCGCTACTGTGGGGTGAAGGACTCCGGGCAGTTCCTGCCCGGGCACGGGGGGCTTTTGGACCGCATAGACAGCCTCCTCTTCACCTTCCCCCTGACCTACTTTTTGGTGGTGCTTTTCACATGA